One stretch of Hevea brasiliensis isolate MT/VB/25A 57/8 chromosome 12, ASM3005281v1, whole genome shotgun sequence DNA includes these proteins:
- the LOC110650477 gene encoding protein EPIDERMAL PATTERNING FACTOR 2 isoform X1, which yields MKLFFGAHKIFLLVLIFMALMILGKGLQPQHFTLRKQVALNGDEQSYRYPKLGAREKLGMELYPTGSSLPDCSHACGPCFPCKRVMVSFKCSIGESCPIVYRCMCKGKYYHVPSA from the exons ATGAAGCTCTTCTTTGGAGCCCACAAAATTTTCCTCCTTGTGCTTATTTTCATGGCACTCATGATACTTGGTAAAGGCCTCCAACCTCAACATT TCACTTTGCGCAAACAAGTTGCACTAAACGGTGATGAGCAGAGTTACCGATACCCCAAG CTAGGAGCAAGAGAAAAGCTAGGGATGGAACTGTATCCAACCGGGTCAAGCTTGCCTGACTGTTCTCATGCCTGTGGACCTTGCTTTCCCTGCAAGAGGGTGATGGTGAGCTTCAAGTGCTCCATTGGAGAGTCTTGCCCTATTGTTTACAGATGCATGTGTAAAGGGAAATACTACCATGTCCCTTCAGCTTGA
- the LOC110650477 gene encoding protein EPIDERMAL PATTERNING FACTOR 2 isoform X2, with protein sequence MKLFFGAHKIFLLVLIFMALMILVTLRKQVALNGDEQSYRYPKLGAREKLGMELYPTGSSLPDCSHACGPCFPCKRVMVSFKCSIGESCPIVYRCMCKGKYYHVPSA encoded by the exons ATGAAGCTCTTCTTTGGAGCCCACAAAATTTTCCTCCTTGTGCTTATTTTCATGGCACTCATGATACTTG TCACTTTGCGCAAACAAGTTGCACTAAACGGTGATGAGCAGAGTTACCGATACCCCAAG CTAGGAGCAAGAGAAAAGCTAGGGATGGAACTGTATCCAACCGGGTCAAGCTTGCCTGACTGTTCTCATGCCTGTGGACCTTGCTTTCCCTGCAAGAGGGTGATGGTGAGCTTCAAGTGCTCCATTGGAGAGTCTTGCCCTATTGTTTACAGATGCATGTGTAAAGGGAAATACTACCATGTCCCTTCAGCTTGA